In the Malus domestica chromosome 16, GDT2T_hap1 genome, one interval contains:
- the LOC103431869 gene encoding stemmadenine O-acetyltransferase-like encodes MKIEVIERAYIKPSMPTPPHLCKHEFSFLDQIATHIFMPMIFFYNNNHVNDARTYSDKVKQSLSEILTQYYPLAGRIIENAFIDCNDQGAPYVQARVRSPLSDVISEADPNQLNKLLPCELDKVGDLVLAIQVSMFDCGGMAIGICISHKVADALSFITFLNSWASISRGDCNITNISPPIFDLATLFPPRSISGFKPSTGIAREKIVTKRFVFSASTIASLRSKYTDNKANEIKPSRIEALSAFIWARFIASTQGKPNPNTLYRVLHTVNLRTRMDPPLPEYHFGNVSRFVMSSPSFDEGEDTCYGIVRQMRQAIKTIDGDYIAKIKEGNELLEFLKQRMEEFMKGEVASFSFTSLCRFPLYETDFGWGKPVWVGSVSFPFKNLVSFIDAGSSGGIEAWVNLKEEDMAKFQHDEQLLACTYPAQDAKV; translated from the coding sequence ATGAAGATTGAAGTGATTGAGAGAGCTTACATTAAGCCTTCTATGCCAACCCCACCCCATCTTTGTAAGCATGAGTTTTCTTTTCTCGACCAAATCGCAACACACATTTTCATGCCTATGATCTTTTTCTACAATAATAATCATGTTAACGATGCAAGAACTTATTCAGATAAGGTAAAACAATCTTTATCTGAGATCTTAACACAATATTATCCGTTGGCTGGACGTATCATTGAAAATGCCTTCATCGATTGCAACGATCAAGGTGCGCCTTACGTCCAAGCCCGAGTGAGGTCCCCACTTTCCGATGTCATATCCGAAGCAGACCCAAACCAGCTCAACAAACTACTCCCATGTGAACTAGACAAAGTCGGTGACTTGGTTCTTGCTATCCAAGTCAGCATGTTCGATTGTGGTGGCATGGCTATTGGAATTTGCATTTCTCACAAAGTTGCCGATGCATTGTCATTCATCACGTTCCTCAACAGTTGGGCGTCGATATCTCGTGGAGATTGCAACATTACAAATATCAGTCCTCCAATTTTTGATTTGGCCACGCTCTTTCCACCTAGAAGCATATCAGGATTCAAACCAAGCACTGGGATCGCTAGAGAAAAAATCGTCACAAAAAGGTTTGTTTTCAGTGCTTCCACGATTGCTTCTCTTAGGTCAAAATATACAGATAATAAAGCCAATGAGATAAAGCCAAGTCGGATTGAGGCCTTGTCAGCATTTATATGGGCCCGGTTTATAGCCTCCACTCAAGGAAAGCCGAACCCCAACACTCTTTACAGAGTGCTTCACACCGTTAACTTGCGGACGAGGATGGACCCACCACTGCCTGAATACCATTTCGGGAACGTGAGCCGGTTTGTCATGTCCTCGCCGTCGTTTGACGAGGGAGAGGACACGTGTTACGGGATCGTGCGCCAGATGAGGCAGGCTATAAAGACGATCGACGGTGATTACATAGCCAAAATCAAAGAGGGCAACGAGCTCTTGGAGTTTTTGAAGCAGCGAATGGAGGAGTTTATGAAGGGTGAAGTAGCGTCGTTTAGCTTTACCAGCTTGTGCAGGTTCCCACTTTATGAGACGGACTTCGGGTGGGGCAAGCCTGTGTGGGTCGGGTCGGTCAGCTTTCCATTTAAGAACCTGGTTAGTTTCATTGATGCTGGGTCGAGTGGTGGGATTGAAGCATGGGTGAATTTGAAGGAGGAAGACATGGCTAAGTTCCAACATGATGAGCAGCTGCTGGCATGTACTTATCCAGCGCAAGATGCCAAGGTTTAG